One window of the Podospora pseudocomata strain CBS 415.72m chromosome 7, whole genome shotgun sequence genome contains the following:
- the MST12 gene encoding Transcription factor mst12 (EggNog:ENOG503NY1K; COG:S): MYSQQNAAMPAPQKPETFMLSSEAQQALPHDAQVALQQVDNLKYFLISAPVDWQADQYIRRFLLPTGEYVSCVLWNNLFHISGTDIVRCLSFRFQAFGRPVKNSKKFEEGIFSDLRNLKSGTDASLEEPKSPFLDFLYKNNCIRTQKKQKVFYWYSVPHDRLFLDALERDLKREKMGQEATTVAVSEPALSFQYDSSQSLYEQLTKAQQANSSSFNNAQQVSFSQSQSTSPVMRAMDSMPPPQMIPQSMAPLADGMDAMVPYGAMTMAPSMAPQPMIKREPEYPRAQYNQNGVPIAQTHQRHASMPAYGLEYSPAPSFVSSHFEDYSQRGISFEPLTPPQQALGIPNEPAYIANEETGLYSAIPDHMNVGLNGMMQLPPSNLAGPSFSRPYAANNSFSVIEGSPTYKQRRRRSSIPPSLSATTAAIATATAAHRPSDLRRSVSASVGPVAEGDESADNSPPGLTYSNSAISLNSQHHREMLEMSRHGTPLSTVEGSPALNPVNLQQDFSPLNGDELGPLNERPMMQGAPGVVRRARSATVMELGPYPQKSHSCPIPTCGRLFKRLEHLKRHVRTHTQERPYICPYCSKAFSRSDNLAQHKRTHDRGDGVDGNFSLSGEEEEQYSGEDQLESLDDASPTSENGYVAGSLDSALHNHQNQNAMPPSSGPNMHQAPQQYNSLQTLSMPMTISHPQAINAGGMM, translated from the exons ATGTATTCACAGCAAAACGCGGCCATGCCCGCACCCCAAAAACCAGAGACCTTCATGTTGAGCTCGGAAGCCCAGCAAGCTCTCCCACACGATGCTCAGGTAGCTCTGCAGCAAGTTGATAACC TTAAATACTTTCTTATTTCTGCGCCAGTTGACTGGCAAGCCGACCAGTACATTCGCCGCTTTCTTCTCCCAACGGGCGAGTACGTCTCCTGCGTTCTCTGGAACAACCTTTTCCACATCTCCGGCACCGATATCGTAAGATGTCTCTCGTTCCGCTTCCAGGCCTTTGGTCGTCCAGTAAAGAACTCCAAGAAGTTTGAGGAAGGCATCTTCTCGGATCTGCGAAATCTCAAGTCGGGAACCGATGCCTCGCTCGAGGAGCCCAAGAGCCCCTTTTTGGACTTTCTCTACAAGAACAACTGCATCAGGACacaaaagaagcagaaggtCTTTTACTGGTACAGCGTTCCCCACGACAGGCTTTTTCTCGATGCTCTCGAAAGAGACCTCAAGAGGGAAAAGATGGGCCAGGAAgccaccaccgtcgccgTCAGCGAGCCCGCGCTCTCGTTCCAGTACGACTCGTCGCAGTCGCTCTATGAGCAGCTCACCAAGGCTCAGCAGGCCAACTCTTCGTCTTTCAACAACGCCCAGCaagtttctttttctcagTCCCAGTCCACCTCGCCGGTAATGCGCGCCATGGACTCGATGCCACCGCCACAGATGATCCCTCAGTCGATGGCCCCTTTGGCGGATGGGATGGACGCCATGGTCCCGTACGGAGCGATGACGATGGCGCCCTCGATGGCCCCCCAGCCAATGATCAAGCGCGAGCCTGAGTATCCCCGTGCTCAGTACAACCAGAACGGTGTCCCAATTGCCCAGACCCACCAAAGGCACGCTTCCATGCCCGCGTACGGTTTGGAATACTCTCCTGCGCCCTCATTTGTGTCTTCTCACTTTGAGGACTACAGCCAAAGGGGCATCTCCTTCGAGCCCTTGAcgcctcctcagcaggcTCTCGGTATTCCCAACGAGCCCGCTTACATTGCCAACGAGGAGACCGGTCTCTACAGCGCTATCCCCGACCACATGAATGTTGGGCTCAACGGCATGATGCAGCTCCCACCATCAAACCTCGCTGGGCCATCGTTCTCTCGCCCGTACGCTGCGAACAACAGCTTCTCTGTGATCGAAGGATCGCCGACATACAAGCAGAGGAGACGGCGTTCATCCATTCCACCATCCCTGTCGGCCACCACTGCTGCGATTGCGACAGCGACCGCTGCTCATCGTCCTTCAGATCTGCGGAGATCCGTCTCTGCGTCCGTCGGTCCCGTTGCTGAGGGTGACGAGTCTGCGGATAACTCCCCACCGGGCTTGACCTACAGCAACTCTGCTATCtctctcaacagccaacatcaCAGGGAAATGCTCGAAATGTCCCGCCACGGTACTCCCTTGTCGACAGTTGAGGGCAGCCCTGCGCTCAACCCCGTCAACCTTCAGCAAGATTTCTCGCCACTCAACGGTGATGAGCTCGGCCCTCTGAACGAGAGGCCAATGATGCAGGGTGCTCCCGGAGTCGTGCGCAGAGCCCGCTCTGCCACGGTCATGGAGCTCGGCCCCTATCCCCAAAAGTCTCATTCCTGCCCCATTCCCACATGCGGTCGTCTCTTCAAGAGATTAGAGCACCTCAAACG ACACGTGAGAACCCACACACAAGAAAGACCCTACATCTGCCCTTACTGCAGCAAAGCATTCTCCAGATCAGACAACCTAGCACA GCACAAGCGCACTCATGATCGCggtgacggtgttgatggcAACTTCAGCTTGtccggcgaggaggaggagcagtaCTCTGGCGAGGACCAACTCGAGTCTCTCGATGACGCGTCGCCAACCTCGGAGAACGGCTACGTCGCCGGTTCCCTCGACTCGGCTcttcacaaccaccaaaaccaaaacgccatgccaccatcgagcgggcCCAACATGCACCAAGCGCCACAGCAATACAACAGCCTTCAGACTCTCAGCATGCCCATGACGATAAGCCACCCTCAGGCCATCAACGCCGGCGGTATGATGTAA
- the FAF1 gene encoding pre-rRNA processing and 40S ribosomal subunit assembly (EggNog:ENOG503P2R3; COG:S), with protein MPSALGKRKVPPVEEDVVDAQEALRRHFEARFKMPAGIAPCAAPPSKRQARDEDEDDEEEEEDDSDFDSDESDAESWDGVSSEEEEEDADSEEKGESHVVEVVDYSQDPSSTAITSLMSKKELKAYLSSRPPSHTSAAQSDTSNPKKKKADESQAEDSAAFLANDLALQRLIAESHILSAAGGNASHWQSSAAAETAANTRAFAAGRTAKKTTDMRFQALGAKDSILGQAKMPMAMRKGIVSHAAAKEAKRRKEAKENGIVLEREVKKSKPSRGRRGGGRGEPREVGAPGVGRMKGATLRISAREAEVLNRPGPARRGGGRGGRGGRR; from the exons ATGCCAAGCGCACTAGGAAAACGAAAGGTGCCTCCCGTCGAAGAGGACGTGGTGGACGCCCAAGAAGCCCTCAGACGGCACTTTGAAGCTCGATTCAAGATGCCCGCTGGCATCGCCCCATGCGCCGCTCCACCATCCAAGAGACAGGCCcgcgatgaggatgaggatgacgaagaagaagaagaagacgacagCGACTTTGACAGCGACGAATCCGATGCCGAATCCTGGGATGGTGTCTCTagcgaagaggaagaggaagacg CAGACTcggaagaaaaaggagaaTCCCACGTCGTAGAGGTGGTCGACTATAGTCAAGACCCTTCCTCAACCGCGATAACCTCCCTCATGAGCAAAAAAGAGCTCAAAGCCTACCTC TCTTCCCGTCCACCAAGCCACACATCTGCGGCACAGTCCgacacctccaacccaaaaaagaaaaaggccgACGAGTCCCAAGCCGAAGACAGCGCCGCCTTTCTGGCGAACGATCTCGCCCTCCAGCGCCTCATCGCCGAGTCCcacatcctctccgccgccggcggcaacgCCTCCCACTGGCAGTCCAGCGCCGCCGCAGAAACCGCCGCCAACACGCGCGCCTTCGCCGCCGGGCGCACCGCGAAGAAGACTACCGATATGAGATTCCAGGCGCTGGGGGCCAAGGACAGTATCTTGGGTCAGGCTAAGATGCCCAtggcgatgaggaaggggattGTGAGCCATGCCGCGGCGAAGGAGGCCAAACGGAGAAAAGAGGCAAAGGAGAATGGGATTgtgctggagagggaggtgaagaagagcaaaccgtcgagggggaggagaggtggtgggagaggggagccaagggaggtgggagcaccgggggtggggaggatgaagggGGCCACGCTGAGGATTAGTGCaagggaggcggaggtgttGAATAGACCCGGTCctgcgaggaggggaggaggacggggtgggagaggggggaggagatga
- the HIS6 gene encoding Enzyme that catalyzes the fourth step in the histidine pathway (BUSCO:EOG092640IZ; COG:E; EggNog:ENOG503NVJU), whose translation MTRFRPCIDLHSGQVKQIVGGTLDSKTTSLLTNFISPHPPSYFSKLYKENDLHGAHVIMLGPGNRTAAIESLAAWPNNLQIGGGINETNAQEWINLGASKVIITSYLFPNGTFSQERLDKVLVALGGDKEKLVIDLSCRRKGEDRWFVAMDKWQTITDMEVCEESIRQLEPYCSEFLIHAADNEGLQRGIDEKLVENLARWCSIPVTYAGGGRNLDDLEMVKKLSNGKVDLTIGSALDCFGGSGVTLQECVEWNKKQ comes from the exons atgaCCCGTTTCCGCCCCTGCATAGACCTCCACTCAGGCCAAGTCAAACAAATCGTCGGCGGCACCCTCGActccaaaaccacctccctcctcaccaactttatctccccccaccccccatcttACTTCTCCAAGCTCTACAAAGAAAATGACCTCCACGGCGCCCACGTCATCATGCTCGGGCCCGGCAACCGCACAGCAGCCATCGAGTCCTTAGCCGCCTggcccaacaacctccaaatcggcggcggcatcaaCGAGACCAACGCCCAGGAGTGGATCAACCTCGGAGCCTCAAAAGTGATCATCACATCCTACCTCTTTCCCAACGGGACTTTCTCCCAGGAGAGACTAGACAAAGTCCTTGTTGCGCTTGGTggggacaaggagaagctggtgATTGATCTGAGCTGCAGGAGGAAGGGCGAGGATAGGTGGTTTGTTGCCATGGATAAGTGGCAGACAATCACAGATATGGAGGTTTGTGAAG AATCTATCAGACAGCTCGAGCCGTATTGCTCAGAGTTCCTCATCCACGCTGCCGACAACGAAGGCCTGCAGCGTGGCATTGACGAAAAGCTGGTGGAAAACCTGGCCAGGTGGTGCAGTATCCCCGTTACATACGCTGGCGGCGGTAGGAATCTGGATGATCTGGAGATGGTCAAGAAGCTCAGCAACGGGAAAGTGGACCTAACAATCGGCAGCGCCCTGGATTGCTTCGGCGGGAGCGGTGTCACGCTGCAAGAGTGCGTTGAATGGAATAAAAAGCAGTAA
- a CDS encoding hypothetical protein (COG:J; COG:U; EggNog:ENOG503NV3V; BUSCO:EOG092629WJ) — protein sequence MAETLSIRPSKRRRVSPTGETADGSNGNDSKIQKQFFKTAANWNLEQSYEERSRKGKKKDARKAAAEAGRLPSRTAAGTWTVKEDDAASVASDSEWLEGEDNEDAEPEEAEEAAPEEPQIPVKEQIRRAQEELAKVATQLNEDPEEYPGAFKAMSRIGDSQIMAIKKICMVTQMTVYKDVIPGYRIRPSTEEAGEKLSKEVRRLRTYEQALVTGYQGYIKKLAYFAASPSTETSTRGQPISTIAINCACTLVNSVPHFNFRGDLLRILVKKLSTRKVDAGFVKCRETLETLFKEDEEGNASMEAVSLLSKMMRAKEYRVDESVLNTFLHLRLLGEFAGKASQDRADRPTDGYNGKKLKQKKQFRTKKDRKLMKEQKEAEKVMAHADAAVSHEEREKMQSETLKMVFATYFRVLKERVPHLMGAVLEGLAQYAHLINQDFFGDLLEALKQLIRYSEMPEEENEDEQMAEDGDEEEVIRDTSRESLLCTITAFALLEGQDAHNARTDLHLDLSYFITHLYRGLLPLSVNPDLELGAKSLHLSDPNDESGGNRKDTRINVQTTTVLLMRCLSGVLLPPWNIRSVPPLRLAAFTKQLMTVALQLPEKSCQAMLGLLAEVVHTHNRKVNALWNTEERKMDGTFKPLAETVEGSNPFATTIWEGELLKKHYCPKVREQLKTMEKELKSL from the coding sequence ATGGCCGAAACATTGAGCATACGCCCCtccaagaggagaagagttTCCCCTACTGGGGAGACAGCCGACGGATCGAACGGAAACGACAGCAAAATCCAGAAGCAGTTCTTCAAGACCGCCGCCAACTGGAATCTCGAACAAAGTTACGAAGAACGATCCCGGaaaggcaagaagaaggatgcaAGAAAGGCAGCCGCCGAGGCTGGGAGGCTGCCTTCCCGGACTGCCGCAGGAACTTGGACTGTGAAGGAGGACGATGCCGCTTCTGTGGCCAGCGACAGCGAATGgctcgagggcgaggacAACGAAGATGCGGAACCCGAAGAAGCAGAGGAGGCTGCCCCCGAGGAGCCCCAGATCCCGGTGAAGGAGCAGATTCGACGCGCACaggaagaactcgccaaGGTCGCGACACAGTTGAACGAAGACCCCGAAGAATACCCCGGTGCATTCAAGGCGATGTCCAGGATTGGCGATTCCCAGATtatggccatcaagaagatctGCATGGTTACGCAGATGACGGTGTACAAAGATGTCATCCCAGGCTACCGGATAAGACCTTCTACCGAGGAGGCTGGTGAGAAGCTATCGAAGGAGGTCAGGCGGCTGCGAACATACGAGCAGGCGTTGGTGACGGGTTATCAGGGGTATATCAAAAAGCTTGCCTATTTCGCTGCTTCGCCATCAACCGAAACGAGCACTCGCGGCCAGCCTATTTCCACCATCGCGATCAACTGCGCCTGCACTCTAGTCAACTCGGTACCACATTTCAACTTTCGGGGCGATCTGCTGAGGATATTGGTCAAGAAGCTGAGCACTCGCAAGGTTGATGCTGGTTTTGTCAAGTGTAGAGAGACTCTCGAGACTCTTTtcaaggaggacgaggagggaaaCGCATCCATGGAAGCTGTGTCTCTGCTCAgcaagatgatgagggccAAGGAATATCGCGTTGACGAGAGTGTACTCAACACATTCCTTCACCTTCGTCTTCTGGGCGAGTTTGCAGGCAAGGCCTCGCAAGATAGGGCCGATCGGCCCACTGATGGGTATAACGggaagaagctcaagcagaagaagcagtTCCGGACGAAGAAGGACCGCAAGCTTATGAAGGAGCAAAAGGAAGCCGAAAAGGTCATGGCTCACGCAGATGCCGCGGTCAGCCatgaagaaagagagaagatGCAATCGGAGACCCTGAAAATGGTTTTCGCGACCTATTTCAGAGTTCTGAAAGAGCGGGTGCCACACCTTATGGGAGCTGTTCTGGAAGGGTTGGCCCAATATGCTCACCTTATCAACCAGGATTTCTTTGGCGATCTTCTTGAAGCTCTGAAACAGCTCATTCGTTACAGCGAGATGCCCGAGGAAGAAAACGAGGATGAACAGATGGCGGaggacggcgacgaggaagaagtcaTCCGCGACACCAGCAGAGAATCCCTGCTGTGCACCATCACAGCATTTGCGCTCCTCGAGGGCCAGGATGCCCACAACGCTCGCACCGACCTGCACCTCGACCTTTCCTACTTTATCACACATCTTTACCGTGGTCTTCTCCCCCTATCGGTGAATCCTGATCTGGAGCTGGGTGCCAAGTCCCTCCATCTCTCTGACCCGAACGACGAGTCAGGAGGTAATCGCAAGGACACCAGGATCAACGTGCAGACGACCACAGTCCTACTCATGCGCTGCCTGAGCGGTGTGCTTCTTCCGCCCTGGAACATCAGGTCCGTACCGCCTCTCCGTCTGGCCGCCTTCACCAAGCAGCTCATGACGGTGGCTTTGCAGCTGCCGGAGAAGTCGTGTCAGGCGATGCTTGGGCTtttggctgaggtggtgcACACACATAACAGGAAGGTCAACGCGCTCTGGAATACTGAAGAGAGGAAAATGGACGGCACATTTAAGCCTCTGGCTGAGACGGTCGAAGGTAGCAATCCATTTGCCACGACGATCTGGGAAGGGGAGCTCTTGAAGAAGCACTATTGCCCCAAGGTTAGGGAGCAGCTGAAGACtatggagaaggagctcaagagTCTTTGA